The following nucleotide sequence is from Halogeometricum borinquense DSM 11551.
TCGTCGAACTCGACCAGCATCTCGTCGCCCTGCACGTCGTCGGAGACGTTCTTGTAGTAGGCGACGTTGTAGATGGGTTCACAGCCACCCGTCGTGTTGCCGACCATCGACGTGGTGCCCGTCGGGGCGATAGTCGTCGTGTTGTGGTTGCGGATGGGGAAGCCGTCTTCCCACTCGTCGGCGTCGAGACCGGTGTGATGCTCGAACCACTCGCGGTACTCGGTCGGGTCCGCGAACTTCGAGTCGTCCCAGTCCTCGAACGTCCCGCGTTCCTCGGCAAGTTCGTGGCTGGCCCACTTCGACTGGTGGTTGATGTGGGTCATCAGCTGCCGGGCGACTTCGTTTCCGGAGTCGGAGCCGTAGCGGATACCCAGTTGGATGTACAGTTGGGCCAGGCCCATGACACCGAGACCGATCTTTCGCATCGCACGGACCTTCTCCTCGATCTTCTCGACCGGGAAGTCCGACATCGTGACGACGTTCTCCAAGAAGCGCGTCCCGTTGTCGATGCGGTGATCGAACTCCTCCCAGTCGATGGCTTCCTCGAGGAAGGCGTCTACGGCGTCCTCGATGGAGTCGTAGTCGTCGCCGTTCTCCGCTTGCCAGACACGCCAGTCGGGCGCGTCGAGGTCGGCGAGCGTCGAGAGGTTGATGTGGCCGAGGTTGCAGGCCTCGTACTCTTCGAGCGGCTGTTCGCCACAGGGGTTCGTCGCAAGAATGCGGTGTTCGGGGTGTTTCTCGACGTCGAACGAGTGCTGCTTGTTGACGCGTTCGAGGTAGATAACGCCCGGTTCGCCGTTCTCGTATGCGCCATCGACCATCTGGTCCCACAGTTTTTCTGCGGGGACCGAGAGGACTTCGCCGACTTCGACGTGTTCGCCGAGACCGAACATCTCGTATATCTCCTTGGTCTCGGGCGTGGCGATGTGGGGTTCCTCAGTGCGCGGGTTCGTGAAGACGAACTCCTCACCGTTCTCTAGCGCCTCCATGAAGTCGTCGGTGATGCCGACAGAGATGTTGAAGTTCGAGAGGTGGCCTTCGACGGCGTTGCGGAGGTGCTTGGGGACGCGACCCTCGTCGTCGATGAGTTCACGGGCTTCCTCCAGCGCGTCAGCGAAGGAGTTGTGCGTGAAGTCGTCGGGGTCGTTCAGACGGAGCGAGTGAGCAAGAGAGACGTCCTTGTTCTTCGCGTGGATGAACTGGATCACGTCAGGGTGGCTGACGCGCATGACGCCCATCTGCGCACCGCGGCGTGCGCCGCCCTGCGCGATGGTTTCACACATCTGGTCGTACGTCCGCATGAACGTGATCGGACCAGAGGCGATTCCGCCAGTAGAGCCGACGGCGTCACCGTACGGTCGGAGCTTCCAGAAGGCGTACCCCATCCCACCGCCGGATTGGAACACTTCCGCGGCCTCCTTGGCCGTCTGGTGGATATCGGTGATATCGTCGCCGGGAGAATCAACGAAACAGGCAGAAAGCTGCTGGAGTTCGTCGCCAGCGTTCATCAGCGTCGGCGAGTTCGGCATGAACGACAGCGACTCCATCATATCCTGGAACGTCTCGCGCTTGTCCTTGACAGTCGTGCGGATTTCCTCGGGGAGTTCGGGGACGATGGTGTCGTAGGCGAACTTGTTAACGTTGTAGACAGAGAGCGTCGTCTCCGCGTCGTCCTCGGCGGTAACTCCCTTGCCGAACACTTCGGCGGCGAGTTCGTCACGGCGCGGATGATCGGGTTTCAGCTGATCCGGCGTGACGGTAATCTCGACGTCCTGTCGCTCGGCCTCGTAGACCGCTTCAGCGAGCGAGATGTTCTTTGCGACGCGTGCAAACAGTTCCTCCTGCGTCTCCGTCAGGTCGCCGTCGGCGTTTTTGCGCAGATAGCGTGCCGGGAGAATATTGTGGTACGCGTTCGCAGTAAGTCGGTCTTCGAGCGTCTCCCCCTCAGTTCGTTTGATGGGCAGGACGAGCTCGTCCGCCGAAAGATCTGCACGACTCATCTACTGTTCCTCCCGCCCAGCATCCCCACACTGGACGATTTCGAATCGGGTAGCTAACTCAGTTCCGGTCATTGTAACGATGGCTTGTAATTGTGGGTGCGTCCGTTAAGGCTTCGGTATCGGAGCATCCGCGCCCCAATTATCATATATATGTCATTCTGTCGGGTCGGCACCCATCGAGTCCGACAGGGCTGCGTCTAGGTATGTGCTATACACCAATAACGCTGGCTGAAGCGGAGTGAAAGTAATCTCAAAAGCAGGAAAATCAGCAGACAGCAGTACGATATCCAAGAGAACTAAAGGGGGGTTAAATCAGCGATGTAATCGTCAAAGATCGCTCTTCACCGATCTAGATTTGGGTATTTGAAGTTCATATAGTACCGACCGGCACCAATACTATCAGAATATTTATCTACATGATGATGCGAGTTAGATTCAGCCGTTAGTTCTAAATTCTGCAAAAAACCCCAGTACTTGCTTGGTAGGCCGATGCGGGCAGTTCAACGTTGATTCGCGGTTGTAAGCATCCGCGTTAAGGCTTCGATATTCACGTCTTTGCGTCCCAAACTGTCTGCTTTCGTTCACTCTTTCAGATTGGAGTCAGTTGAGCTGATCGCAGACGTACGGACGACGTTGGAGAGCGGGCATACTCTATCGATATTTCGCATGATCGTACTGATCTCTCGGTTAAATTAGCAAATAAAGTAGATTGTACACGAGAAAAAGTGAACTGTTCTAAGATATGTTGGGTGCTATGCCGACCCAGCAAGAGACGGAACAGCGAAATCGGGGTGACAACGAGGTGCCGACAGACAGAGCGTGCATGGACCCAGCGGGTGCCGAGGAAACTCCCACAGACTTATTCACTCCGCGCGTAATATCCCGGCCATGTATCCTGCACTAGCAAGTGTCCTCACGACGCTCGCAGCCCTCCCGATGCAGTTTGGCGGTATGTTGCAGACGCCACTCGGTCAGGCGTTTGTCGTCGTCATCGCTATCGCGGCTGTCGTCCTTATCGGGCGACTCGTTCTCCGTGTCGCGTGGCGTCTTGTCACTATCGCGGCTGTCGTCATCGGCCTCCTGCTGTTGTTCTCTTTCTTCGGTCTGGGCATCTGACCGTCAGCGCGAACGGACAATCACAACGCGGATATCCGGCCTTACGGCGACGCGACCGCGCGTTCATTTCCCACGGCTTGCAGGAAGTTCCGCACCACGTCGTGGCCGACGCCAGTCAGGACGCTTTCTGGGTGGAACTGCACCGCCTCGATCGGATACTCGCGGTGGCGAACGCCCATCACGAGTTCGTCACCGAAGTGGTCCGTCGTCGCCGACACCTCGAAACACTCGGGCACTTCGGTCGCGACCAGCGAGTGGTAGCGTCCGGCCTGAAACTGCTGTTCGAGACCGGCGAAGACTCCGTGGCTGTCGTGTTCTACCGGGAACGCCTTGCCGTGGATGGGTTCGGGTGCGTGGCCGACGCTACCGCCGTAGACGTACACCGCCGCTTCCAGACCGAGACAGACACCGAGCGTCGGTATCGACTTCGAGAGCGTCGTCAGCACCTCGGTCGTCACACCAACGTCGCGGTCGTTCTTCGGGTGTCCCGGTCCCGGACTAATCACGATTGCGTCGGGGTCGAGGTCACGAATCTCGTCCAGCGAGGCGGTGTTCTTCCGTACTTCAACTGCGATTTCGTCGTCGCCGATGCGTTGCTCAGAGAGGTACTCGACGAGATTGTACGTGAACGAATCGAAGTTATCTACGACGACGACACGAAGCGTCATCGGCTCACCTCCTCGACTTCGGGGGCGTCTCCCCCCGTCCCGTCGTCTGTTGCCTCGCGTTCGATGCGTTCGACCGCCGCGAGGACGCCACCCATCTTCTGTTCGGTCTCTTCGTACTCTGCGGCCGGATCGCTGTCAGCGACGAGTCCTGCGCCCGCGCGAACGGAGATTACGTCTTCCCCGCCCCGCCGTTCGACCGTCGCCGTCCGAATGACGATGGCGAAATCGGCGTCACCGGACCACGAGTAGTAGCCGACACCGCCGCCGTAAACACCGCGCGGCGTCAGTTCGAGGTCGTCGATGATTTCCATCGCGCGAACCTTCGGCGCGCCCGTGAGTGTTCCAGCCGGGAACGCGGCTCTC
It contains:
- a CDS encoding adenosylcobalamin-dependent ribonucleoside-diphosphate reductase, with translation MSRADLSADELVLPIKRTEGETLEDRLTANAYHNILPARYLRKNADGDLTETQEELFARVAKNISLAEAVYEAERQDVEITVTPDQLKPDHPRRDELAAEVFGKGVTAEDDAETTLSVYNVNKFAYDTIVPELPEEIRTTVKDKRETFQDMMESLSFMPNSPTLMNAGDELQQLSACFVDSPGDDITDIHQTAKEAAEVFQSGGGMGYAFWKLRPYGDAVGSTGGIASGPITFMRTYDQMCETIAQGGARRGAQMGVMRVSHPDVIQFIHAKNKDVSLAHSLRLNDPDDFTHNSFADALEEARELIDDEGRVPKHLRNAVEGHLSNFNISVGITDDFMEALENGEEFVFTNPRTEEPHIATPETKEIYEMFGLGEHVEVGEVLSVPAEKLWDQMVDGAYENGEPGVIYLERVNKQHSFDVEKHPEHRILATNPCGEQPLEEYEACNLGHINLSTLADLDAPDWRVWQAENGDDYDSIEDAVDAFLEEAIDWEEFDHRIDNGTRFLENVVTMSDFPVEKIEEKVRAMRKIGLGVMGLAQLYIQLGIRYGSDSGNEVARQLMTHINHQSKWASHELAEERGTFEDWDDSKFADPTEYREWFEHHTGLDADEWEDGFPIRNHNTTTIAPTGTTSMVGNTTGGCEPIYNVAYYKNVSDDVQGDEMLVEFDDYFLRVLEANDIDVDAVKEEAQEQMANNEFDGVEGLETVPNAIGELFVVTSDLSGKDHAAVQCACQKGVDSAISKTCNFPNSASKEDMDEVYRYIYNNGGKGVTVYRDGTRSKQVLTTRAKNTDFADEGEAAETLIEQIEDVFGGIEGFLENEEVRNALDGEIERLLAAADGEVDLGKKQPRPDVLYGVTQRIDTGYGKLYVNINEDANERPFELFANIGNSGGFTASFTEALAKTISTALRSGVDPEEIASELQGIRSPKVAWDKGEQINSIPDAIGTAMRRYLDGEIDKGYPQQQNLTEVSEEAGADVEGTDAPEPDGGASVADDPNGEPGVQSENDAMDDLLAAGESPECPDCGNMTLYYSEGCKTCESCGWSEC
- the trpG gene encoding anthranilate synthase component II, which translates into the protein MTLRVVVVDNFDSFTYNLVEYLSEQRIGDDEIAVEVRKNTASLDEIRDLDPDAIVISPGPGHPKNDRDVGVTTEVLTTLSKSIPTLGVCLGLEAAVYVYGGSVGHAPEPIHGKAFPVEHDSHGVFAGLEQQFQAGRYHSLVATEVPECFEVSATTDHFGDELVMGVRHREYPIEAVQFHPESVLTGVGHDVVRNFLQAVGNERAVASP